In the Plectropomus leopardus isolate mb chromosome 5, YSFRI_Pleo_2.0, whole genome shotgun sequence genome, one interval contains:
- the spred3 gene encoding sprouty-related, EVH1 domain-containing protein 3, which produces MEGDVRVRAVVMTRDDSSGGWVPLGGGGLSHVVICKGRSHDGRGRREYIIHGERLRDRAPVLECAVQRGLVYNKVNPIFHHWRVEDRKFGLTFQSPADAISFEKGLQAVIDKLDRGSDSPSSSTPEEADTEDDGQASHTGSESSSNSRKEMLPKPITIVTSESSSTCFVRSEEFSFGSSHAVTTQTPAQIHTRPGQHQLSQMTAVLNPPAPPPPPPAPPTPPVGPPASSPLSPLSPTISLLEEGDLRSVDPCKDLWGSRGYEDYRRAGATRTMVGGLTGGVVVGGGGSLQDKSELCVVRFEKELAGVGTAGCDVTVSLDSKASQRLSSSSPTCMSMPNAVSGVSSGAGSPQETGKGSPSPCCIHTSLATPRSRTRKRGGGATGGDPGVISPDDDSPCPQASSSCSSRCVYCRSVFSASENGRGRCRDAPDPALHCLRQWTCVWCAESLLYHCMSDSEGEFWEPCSCDDSMGGHPHPLCCARWLALLALSLFVPCMCCYLPLRACLRCGERCGCCGGKHKAVR; this is translated from the exons ATGGAGGGCGA TGTGCGTGTTCGTGCAGTGGTGATGACACGTGATGACTCCAGTGGCGGTTGGGTGCCCCTTGGAGGTGGCGGCCTCAGTCATGTGGTCATATGTAAAGGGCGGAGTCATGACGGCAGGGGGCGGAGAGAATACATCATACATGGAGAGCGGCTGCGCGATCgagca CCGGTGTTGGAGTGTGCAGTGCAAAGGGGCTTAGTGTACAACAAGGTGAACCCCATCTTTCATCACTGGCGAGTAGAAGATCGAAAGTTTGGCCTAACGTTCCAGAGTCCTGCAGATGCCATCTCCTTTGAGAAAGGGCTGCAGGCTGTCATAGACAAGCTCGACAGAG GCTCTGACTCGCCCTCGTCCTCCACACCAGAAGAGGCTGACACCGAAGATGATGGACAAGCT TCCCATACAGGAAGTGAGTCGTCATCCAACAGCAGAAAGGAGATGCTTCCAAAACCCATCACCATAGTGACGAGCGAGTCGTCGTCTACCTGCTTTGTGCGGTCGGAAGAGTTTAGTTTTGGATCCAGCCATGCTGTCACCACTCAGACACCTGCTCAG ATCCACACCAGACCAGGACAGCACCAGCTCTCACAAATGACGGCTGTGTTAAATCCACCAGCGCCCCCGCCCCCACCTCCTGCTCCACCTACTCCTCCTGTGGGCCCCCCGGCCtcatctcctctgtctcccctctCACCCACGATTTCTCTGCTGGAGGAGGGAGACCTGCGCAGTGTGGACCCTTGCAAAGACCTGTGGGGTTCCAGAGGTTATGAGGACTACCGACGGGCAGGGGCTACCAGGACTATGGTCGGGGGGCTGACCGGAGGTGTGGTTGTCGGTGGTGGAGGGAGTCTGCAGGACAAGTCAGAGCTTTGCGTGGTTCGCTTTGAGAAGGAGTTGGCAGGAGTGGGGACGGCAGGCTGCGATGTGACAGTGAGCCTGGACAGTAAAGCTTCCCAGCGGCTGTCCTCGTCGTCGCCTACCTGTATGTCCATGCCCAACGCTGTGTCAGGCGTGTCCTCAGGTGCCGGCTCACCCCAGGAGACGGGCAAAGGCTCACCTTCTCCCTGCTGCATCCACACCTCATTGGCCACGCCCCGGTCGCGGACTCgtaagagaggaggaggggccaCCGGCGGCGACCCGGGGGTAATTTCCCCCGACGACGACAGCCCGTGTCCTCAGGCTTCATCGTCATGCTCATCACGCTGTGTGTACTGCCGCTCTGTTTTCAGTGCTTCGGAGAACGGGCGGGGCCGCTGCAGAGATGCCCCAGATCCGGCCCTGCACTGCCTGCGCCAGTGGACCTGTGTGTGGTGTGCAGAGAGTCTGCTCTACCACTGCATGTCGGACTCTGAGGGTGAGTTCTGGGAGCCTTGCTCATGTGATGACTCAATGGGGGGCCACCCGCACCCCCTTTGCTGTGCCCGCTGGTTGGCCCTCCTGGCCCTGTCACTCTTCGTGCCCTGCATGTGCTGCTACCTGCCTTTGCGCGCCTGCCTGCGGTGTGGGGAGAGGTGTGGCTGCTGTGGGGGAAAGCACAAGGCGGTCCGATGA